A part of Agromyces protaetiae genomic DNA contains:
- a CDS encoding sugar ABC transporter substrate-binding protein: protein MRNRILPIAALGLTAALALTACSGGGNGGGDAASGEGKTLDVWIMQGTNPDSEAFFDKVGDAFTEETGAELNVEYVQWADAHDRFVTSIAGGTTPDVAETGTTWTAEFADAGALAPIGDYVDADGLGDDLVEGLVESGTYDDTLYGMPWYAGVRSLVYRSDLFDELGLAAPASWDDIVAAGDAIKAAHPEMLAFAVPGDAEFGVYPWVWGAGGEVSVKKGDQWVSGLASPESQDGIGFYTGLATEHGFSSAGATTWKETDVLDNFVQGNVAMALMGSWTPATIVEKNPDLEGKFAATPIPGKDGGIAPSVLGGSHLSMFETADDKDLAWAFIKLMTTGEFAAEWADQTGYFPGQASLLDATLENADPLVAPFATQLVDGGASVPVTPKFGAVQAKKTTNTAIQAILSGQKSVQQATEDAAAEMDQIMNGD from the coding sequence ATGCGCAATCGCATCCTTCCGATTGCGGCGCTCGGCCTCACGGCCGCGCTCGCACTCACGGCGTGCTCCGGCGGCGGCAACGGCGGCGGCGACGCCGCCTCGGGCGAGGGCAAGACCCTCGACGTCTGGATCATGCAGGGCACGAACCCCGACTCCGAAGCCTTCTTCGACAAGGTCGGCGACGCCTTCACCGAGGAGACGGGCGCCGAGCTCAACGTCGAGTACGTGCAGTGGGCCGACGCCCACGACCGGTTCGTGACGTCGATCGCGGGCGGCACGACTCCCGACGTCGCGGAGACCGGCACGACCTGGACCGCCGAGTTCGCCGACGCCGGCGCGCTCGCCCCCATCGGCGACTACGTCGACGCCGACGGACTCGGCGACGACCTCGTCGAAGGCCTCGTCGAGTCGGGCACCTACGACGACACGCTCTACGGCATGCCGTGGTACGCGGGCGTCCGCTCGCTCGTCTACCGCTCCGACCTCTTCGACGAGCTCGGTCTCGCGGCACCCGCCAGCTGGGACGACATCGTCGCGGCGGGCGACGCCATCAAGGCCGCGCACCCCGAGATGCTCGCGTTCGCCGTGCCCGGCGACGCCGAGTTCGGCGTCTACCCCTGGGTCTGGGGCGCCGGCGGCGAGGTCTCGGTCAAGAAGGGCGACCAGTGGGTCTCGGGACTCGCGAGCCCCGAATCGCAGGACGGCATCGGCTTCTACACGGGACTCGCGACCGAGCACGGCTTCTCGTCGGCCGGCGCGACGACCTGGAAGGAGACCGACGTGCTCGACAACTTCGTCCAGGGCAACGTCGCCATGGCGCTCATGGGCTCCTGGACTCCCGCCACGATCGTGGAGAAGAACCCCGACCTCGAGGGCAAGTTCGCCGCGACGCCCATCCCCGGCAAAGACGGCGGCATCGCCCCCTCGGTGCTCGGCGGCTCGCACCTCTCGATGTTCGAGACCGCCGACGACAAGGATCTCGCGTGGGCGTTCATCAAGCTCATGACGACCGGTGAGTTCGCCGCCGAATGGGCCGACCAGACCGGCTACTTCCCCGGCCAGGCCTCGCTCCTCGACGCAACGCTCGAGAACGCCGACCCGCTCGTCGCACCCTTCGCGACGCAGCTCGTCGACGGCGGCGCCTCGGTGCCCGTCACGCCGAAGTTCGGCGCCGTGCAGGCCAAGAAGACCACGAACACCGCCATCCAGGCGATCCTCTCGGGGCAGAAGTCGGTCCAGCAGGCGACCGAGGACGCCGCCGCCGAGATGGACCAGATCATGAACGGCGACTGA
- a CDS encoding carbohydrate ABC transporter permease — MTSTIQAPPVAPGAPASRAAGGAGRRPSRITRLRPWLLFAPALIVLAVLLLWPLVRVVLFSLQDYGLREIVSGEPNWIGLDNYAEILADPSLWGVVLPNTVVFAVLSVAGTVAFGTAVAVLMASLGPFWRTIVGSAIMVAWAMPAVTGTYVWVWIFDADRGVFNQALQALGLQDDPVNWFTNRYSFFAIVLLNVIHHGFPFVAVTVLAGLLGVSKEMLEAAEMDGAGPFRRFFQVIVPNLRQVFTVVIILSTIWDFKVFAQVYLMPGGSGSNREVLNLGVWSYVESFGQNRYGFGSAIAVLLTLVLLAITVVYVRTMLKEEEL; from the coding sequence GTGACCAGCACCATCCAGGCACCGCCGGTCGCGCCCGGGGCTCCCGCCTCGCGCGCGGCCGGCGGCGCCGGCCGCAGGCCGAGCCGCATCACGAGGCTCCGGCCGTGGCTCCTGTTCGCCCCCGCCCTCATCGTGCTCGCCGTGCTGCTGCTGTGGCCGCTCGTCCGTGTCGTGCTCTTCTCGCTGCAGGACTACGGCCTCCGCGAGATCGTCTCGGGCGAGCCGAACTGGATCGGCCTCGACAACTACGCCGAGATCCTCGCCGACCCCTCGCTCTGGGGCGTCGTGCTGCCGAACACCGTCGTGTTCGCCGTGCTCTCGGTCGCCGGCACCGTCGCGTTCGGCACCGCCGTCGCCGTGCTCATGGCGAGCCTCGGCCCGTTCTGGCGCACGATCGTCGGCAGCGCGATCATGGTCGCGTGGGCGATGCCCGCCGTCACGGGAACCTACGTGTGGGTGTGGATCTTCGACGCCGACCGCGGCGTCTTCAACCAGGCCCTGCAGGCGCTCGGCCTGCAGGACGACCCCGTCAACTGGTTCACCAACCGCTACAGCTTCTTCGCGATCGTGCTGCTGAACGTCATCCACCACGGCTTCCCGTTCGTCGCCGTCACGGTGCTCGCGGGCCTCCTCGGCGTCTCGAAGGAGATGCTCGAGGCCGCCGAGATGGACGGCGCCGGGCCGTTCCGCCGCTTCTTCCAGGTGATCGTGCCGAACCTCCGCCAGGTCTTCACCGTCGTCATCATCCTGTCGACCATCTGGGACTTCAAGGTCTTCGCACAGGTCTACCTCATGCCGGGAGGCTCGGGCTCCAATCGCGAGGTGCTGAACCTCGGCGTCTGGTCGTACGTCGAGTCGTTCGGGCAGAACCGGTACGGCTTCGGCTCGGCGATCGCCGTGCTCCTGACCCTCGTGCTGCTCGCGATCACGGTCGTCTACGTCCGCACCATGCTGAAAGAGGAAGAGCTGTGA
- a CDS encoding carbohydrate ABC transporter permease translates to MLVVLLLAFTLFPVLWMLSSAFDAKAGIGAASILPREWSLENFRYVLTEGGFDVFLRNSAIVALVTVLASAVLALLASVAVARFRFKLRTALLLMVLVVQMVPLEALVIPLFVQVRDLGLLNTLLGLMVVYVALSLPFGIWMLRGFVAAVPVELEEAAYIDGASWGRMFRSVLLPLVMPGLVATSVFSFITAWNEFIFAMTLLGGATENYTVAIGLKQFFGEHSNEWGAIMAASTIITLPVMVFFVIVQRRLSSGLVAGAVKG, encoded by the coding sequence GTGCTCGTCGTGCTGCTGCTCGCCTTCACGCTCTTCCCGGTGCTGTGGATGCTCTCGAGCGCGTTCGACGCGAAGGCCGGCATCGGCGCGGCCTCCATCCTGCCGCGCGAGTGGTCGCTCGAGAACTTCCGCTACGTGCTCACCGAGGGCGGCTTCGACGTCTTCCTCCGGAACTCGGCGATCGTCGCGCTCGTGACCGTGCTCGCGAGCGCGGTGCTCGCGCTGCTCGCCTCGGTCGCCGTCGCGCGCTTCCGATTCAAGCTCCGCACGGCGCTCCTGCTCATGGTGCTCGTGGTGCAGATGGTGCCCCTCGAAGCGCTCGTCATCCCGCTCTTCGTGCAGGTGCGCGACCTGGGCCTGCTGAACACCCTCCTCGGCCTCATGGTCGTCTACGTCGCGCTCTCGCTGCCGTTCGGCATCTGGATGCTGCGCGGCTTCGTCGCGGCCGTGCCCGTCGAGCTCGAAGAGGCCGCCTACATCGACGGCGCGAGCTGGGGGCGGATGTTCCGGAGCGTCCTGCTGCCCCTCGTCATGCCGGGTCTCGTCGCGACGAGCGTGTTCAGCTTCATCACGGCGTGGAACGAGTTCATCTTCGCGATGACCCTCCTCGGCGGCGCGACCGAGAACTACACGGTCGCGATCGGCCTCAAGCAGTTCTTCGGCGAGCACTCGAACGAGTGGGGCGCCATCATGGCCGCCTCGACGATCATCACGCTGCCCGTCATGGTCTTCTTCGTCATCGTGCAGCGGCGCCTGTCGAGCGGGCTCGTCGCGGGCGCGGTCAAGGGGTGA
- a CDS encoding glycoside hydrolase family 3 N-terminal domain-containing protein, producing MSRTVDRSLRSLVNAVLWPGFIGRTVPGWLRDELDHGLAGVVLFAQNLGDEVERDALAAALHAGRDDVLVGIDEEGGIITRLEARSGSTLPGAWQLGAVDDVVVTEAVGRTLADRSLAAGANVVLGPIADVNVDPANPVIGTRSFGADPTLVSRHVAAEVRGIQARGAAACVKHYPGHGDTSVDSHHDLPKLAIGPDEIERLHLPPFDAAIAAGVDAIMTAHLVVPAWGELPATLNPAILGRLREGGFEGVIVTDALDMAAVRATVGSGRGAVLSLLAGADLLCIGNPANPGVAAAPDQDERDFFEVQHALVAAVASGELDRGVLERAAARVAALAAKVRSAPLAGGEAFGVDDAAGEASAVDASVVVRRAVTVAGALPAFDHGCLVLDARRRSTIAMDSGADYVAAGIARGGAVRRVHLDSADRTTSLADADADADADAAVYEAIAASRLDGRGLVVLLDALAASAGQRRLVDRVAAQRPDAVVVHVGVPSEASAGLALPVIETRGASRVTAEVVADLLSGART from the coding sequence ATGTCTCGAACCGTCGACCGGTCGCTGCGCAGCCTCGTCAACGCCGTGCTGTGGCCGGGCTTCATCGGGCGCACCGTGCCCGGCTGGCTCCGCGACGAGCTCGACCACGGCCTCGCCGGCGTCGTGCTGTTCGCGCAGAACCTCGGCGACGAGGTGGAGCGCGACGCCCTCGCGGCGGCCCTGCACGCGGGGCGCGACGACGTCCTCGTCGGCATCGACGAGGAGGGCGGCATCATCACGCGGCTCGAAGCCCGGTCGGGCTCGACGCTGCCGGGCGCATGGCAGCTGGGCGCGGTCGACGACGTGGTCGTGACGGAGGCCGTCGGCCGGACCCTCGCCGACCGGTCGCTCGCGGCCGGCGCGAACGTCGTGCTCGGCCCCATCGCCGACGTGAACGTCGACCCGGCGAACCCCGTCATCGGCACGCGGAGCTTCGGCGCCGACCCCACCTTGGTCTCGAGGCACGTCGCGGCCGAGGTCCGCGGCATCCAGGCGCGCGGTGCCGCCGCGTGCGTCAAGCACTATCCGGGTCATGGCGACACGAGCGTCGATTCGCACCACGACCTGCCGAAGCTTGCGATCGGCCCCGACGAGATCGAACGGCTGCACCTGCCGCCCTTCGACGCGGCGATCGCGGCGGGCGTCGACGCGATCATGACGGCACACCTCGTCGTGCCTGCGTGGGGCGAGCTGCCCGCGACGCTCAACCCCGCCATCCTCGGGCGCCTGCGCGAAGGGGGGTTCGAGGGCGTCATCGTGACCGACGCGCTCGACATGGCGGCCGTGCGCGCGACCGTCGGGTCGGGTCGCGGCGCCGTGCTCTCGCTCCTCGCGGGCGCCGATCTGCTGTGCATCGGCAACCCCGCGAACCCGGGTGTCGCGGCGGCACCCGACCAGGACGAACGCGACTTCTTCGAGGTGCAGCACGCCCTCGTCGCCGCCGTCGCGTCGGGCGAGCTCGATCGCGGCGTGCTCGAGCGGGCCGCCGCGCGCGTCGCAGCGCTCGCGGCGAAGGTGCGGTCGGCTCCGCTTGCCGGGGGCGAGGCGTTCGGCGTCGACGACGCCGCGGGCGAGGCGTCCGCCGTCGACGCGTCGGTCGTCGTGCGTCGGGCGGTGACGGTCGCGGGCGCGCTCCCGGCCTTCGACCACGGATGCCTCGTGCTCGACGCGCGGCGACGCTCGACGATCGCCATGGACTCCGGGGCCGACTACGTCGCCGCGGGCATCGCGCGCGGCGGCGCCGTGCGGCGCGTGCACCTCGACTCGGCTGATCGCACGACGTCGCTCGCCGACGCCGACGCCGACGCCGACGCCGACGCAGCCGTCTATGAGGCGATCGCCGCGTCCCGGCTCGACGGCCGGGGCCTCGTCGTGCTCCTCGACGCGCTCGCCGCGTCGGCCGGACAACGGCGGCTCGTCGACCGGGTCGCAGCGCAGCGCCCCGACGCGGTCGTCGTGCACGTCGGCGTTCCGAGCGAGGCATCCGCCGGGCTCGCGCTCCCCGTCATCGAGACGCGGGGCGCGAGCCGGGTGACCGCCGAGGTCGTCGCCGACCTGCTCTCGGGAGCGCGCACATGA
- a CDS encoding anhydro-N-acetylmuramic acid kinase, translated as MRIVSLQSGTSADGIDVAVVDVEVADDPGGAPADVSSVAGGSRLALTPVLTRTVDWERALRARILGAALGDVLDAGAWCRLDTALGQAFADAAADVVAEAGPADLIVSHGQTLHHWVEGGRARGTLQLGDPSWIAERAGAPVLSHVRAADIAAGGEGAPLMAVFDRLWLGEEARAAGRALATVNLGGIANVQIVAPSGEVCAFDSGPANALVDEAVSEATAGAEAFDRDGRHAGAGHVHDVLLARLLAHPYFAAAAPKTTGRETFHLGVVGEAARAVGADAVGVDDLAATLTELTAITVVGAFAPEAAPAELVVSGGGALNPVLLDRLAAHARARGIRVASSAERGLDPAFKESLMFALLGFLSWHGVPVRIAGPAMRVAGRISPGPSPLRLPEPIAGATSLTIHQENHR; from the coding sequence ATGAGAATCGTGTCGCTCCAGTCCGGGACCTCGGCCGACGGCATCGACGTGGCGGTCGTCGACGTCGAGGTCGCGGATGACCCGGGCGGCGCGCCTGCCGACGTGTCATCGGTGGCGGGCGGTTCGCGCCTCGCGCTCACGCCGGTGCTGACGCGCACGGTCGACTGGGAGCGGGCGCTGCGCGCGCGGATCCTCGGGGCGGCCCTCGGCGACGTGCTCGACGCCGGCGCATGGTGCCGACTCGACACCGCGCTCGGCCAGGCGTTCGCGGACGCCGCAGCCGACGTCGTCGCCGAGGCCGGCCCGGCCGACCTCATCGTCTCGCACGGTCAGACCCTGCACCACTGGGTCGAGGGCGGCCGCGCCCGAGGCACCCTCCAGCTCGGAGACCCGTCATGGATCGCCGAGCGCGCCGGCGCCCCCGTGCTCTCGCACGTGCGCGCCGCCGACATCGCCGCGGGCGGCGAAGGCGCCCCGCTCATGGCCGTGTTCGACCGGCTCTGGCTCGGCGAGGAGGCACGCGCAGCGGGCCGGGCACTCGCCACGGTCAACCTCGGCGGGATCGCGAACGTGCAGATCGTCGCTCCATCCGGCGAGGTGTGCGCATTCGACAGCGGACCCGCCAATGCGCTCGTCGACGAGGCCGTCTCGGAGGCGACCGCAGGCGCCGAGGCCTTCGATCGCGACGGCCGGCACGCCGGCGCCGGGCACGTCCACGACGTGCTTCTCGCGAGGCTCCTCGCCCACCCCTACTTCGCCGCCGCCGCCCCCAAGACGACCGGTCGCGAGACCTTCCACCTGGGCGTGGTCGGCGAGGCCGCGCGGGCCGTCGGCGCTGACGCGGTCGGCGTCGACGACCTCGCGGCGACGCTCACCGAGCTCACGGCGATCACCGTCGTGGGCGCGTTCGCGCCCGAAGCCGCGCCGGCCGAGCTCGTCGTGTCGGGCGGCGGCGCGCTCAACCCCGTGCTGCTCGACCGCCTCGCGGCCCACGCGCGTGCCCGAGGCATCCGCGTCGCCTCGAGCGCCGAACGCGGGCTCGACCCCGCCTTCAAGGAGTCGCTCATGTTCGCGCTCCTCGGCTTCCTGTCGTGGCACGGCGTGCCCGTCCGCATCGCCGGCCCGGCGATGCGCGTCGCCGGGCGCATCAGCCCCGGCCCCTCACCCCTCAGACTCCCCGAGCCGATCGCCGGCGCGACGTCCCTCACCATCCACCAGGAGAACCACCGATGA
- the murQ gene encoding N-acetylmuramic acid 6-phosphate etherase translates to MTTTNHPAASEPAAEDRARLHDVLAGLATEQVADGLADFDLRSTEAQLATMVDESAVAVEAVRDATPQIAAAVDAIVARLRAGGRLVYLGAGTAGRLGVLDASEIPPTFGTDPSLVVGLIAGGETAIRHAVENAEDDAEQGAADVAAIGIGPLDALVGISASGRTPYVLGALAHARAAGALTVALASNRGSEIGAAADLAIETAVGPEVVAGSTRLKAGTAQKLVLNAISTLAMVHLGKVHGNLMVDVRATNAKLRARAERIVMAATGCESAEAAAALASTGGAVKPAILVTLTGVDAEVAVRALDREDGVLRGALERLASADRPEESHVP, encoded by the coding sequence ATGACGACGACGAACCACCCCGCCGCGAGCGAGCCCGCGGCCGAGGACCGCGCACGCCTGCACGACGTGCTCGCGGGCCTCGCGACCGAGCAGGTCGCCGACGGCCTCGCCGACTTCGACCTCCGCTCGACCGAGGCGCAGCTCGCGACCATGGTCGACGAGAGCGCCGTCGCGGTCGAGGCCGTGCGCGACGCGACGCCGCAGATCGCCGCCGCCGTCGACGCGATCGTCGCGCGCCTGCGCGCAGGCGGCCGTCTCGTGTACCTCGGCGCGGGCACCGCGGGGCGCCTCGGCGTGCTCGACGCGAGCGAGATCCCCCCGACGTTCGGCACCGACCCGTCGCTCGTCGTAGGACTCATCGCGGGCGGCGAGACGGCCATCAGACACGCCGTCGAGAACGCCGAGGACGACGCCGAGCAGGGCGCCGCCGACGTCGCGGCGATCGGGATCGGCCCGCTCGACGCGCTCGTCGGCATCTCGGCATCGGGTCGCACGCCGTACGTGCTCGGTGCGCTCGCGCACGCCCGAGCGGCCGGCGCGCTCACCGTCGCCCTCGCGAGCAACCGGGGTTCCGAGATCGGCGCCGCAGCCGACCTCGCGATCGAGACGGCCGTCGGCCCCGAGGTCGTCGCGGGATCCACGCGACTCAAGGCGGGCACCGCCCAGAAGCTCGTGCTCAACGCCATCTCGACGCTCGCGATGGTGCATCTCGGCAAGGTCCACGGGAATCTCATGGTCGACGTGCGGGCGACGAACGCGAAACTGCGGGCGCGGGCGGAGCGGATCGTGATGGCGGCGACGGGCTGCGAGTCGGCCGAGGCCGCCGCCGCGCTCGCCTCGACCGGCGGCGCCGTCAAGCCCGCGATCCTCGTCACCCTCACTGGGGTCGATGCCGAGGTCGCAGTGAGGGCGCTCGATCGGGAGGATGGGGTGTTACGCGGTGCGCTCGAGCGGCTCGCGAGCGCCGACCGACCCGAGGAGTCCCATGTCCCCTGA
- a CDS encoding MurR/RpiR family transcriptional regulator, translating into MSPDVLSAVREALPRLSSSESRVAVAILQDPAIVVDLTITELAGACGTSLSTVARFCQTLGYTGYREFRMAVASAVSREEAERARFGLAATDIDPDDGVDEVVAKIAFQEILAIEQTAHGLDVAALDIVVDRLVDARQVDLYGFGASGLTAQDLQQKLVRVGMVATCSVDIHLALVSAALRGPGDVAIAISHSGETTETLHALDVAASAGAFTVAITNSPASPLAEIADAVLATRARESSFRLGAMSSRIAQLALVDILFVRLAQRRHLDVEEPLRRTREVTASHRVPPRRRGAGETGAS; encoded by the coding sequence ATGTCCCCTGATGTGCTGTCGGCCGTGCGGGAGGCGCTCCCGCGGTTGAGCTCGTCCGAGTCGCGTGTGGCCGTCGCGATCCTCCAGGATCCGGCGATCGTCGTCGACCTCACGATCACCGAGCTCGCGGGGGCGTGCGGCACGTCGCTCTCGACGGTCGCGCGGTTCTGCCAGACCCTCGGCTACACGGGCTACCGCGAGTTCCGCATGGCGGTCGCGAGCGCGGTGAGCCGTGAGGAGGCCGAGCGGGCGAGGTTCGGGCTCGCGGCGACCGACATCGACCCCGACGACGGCGTCGACGAGGTCGTCGCCAAGATCGCCTTCCAGGAGATCCTCGCGATCGAGCAGACGGCGCACGGGCTGGATGTCGCGGCGCTCGACATCGTCGTCGACCGCCTCGTCGACGCGCGCCAGGTCGACCTGTACGGCTTCGGCGCGTCGGGGCTCACCGCGCAGGACCTCCAGCAGAAGCTCGTCCGCGTCGGCATGGTCGCGACGTGCTCGGTCGACATCCATCTCGCACTCGTGTCGGCCGCGCTCCGCGGCCCCGGCGACGTGGCCATCGCGATCTCGCACTCCGGCGAGACGACCGAGACGCTTCACGCGCTCGACGTCGCCGCTTCGGCCGGGGCGTTCACGGTCGCGATCACGAACTCGCCCGCGTCCCCCCTGGCCGAGATCGCCGACGCCGTCCTCGCGACCCGTGCGCGCGAGTCGAGCTTCCGCCTCGGGGCCATGTCGAGCCGCATCGCGCAGCTCGCGCTCGTCGACATCCTGTTCGTCCGACTCGCGCAGCGCCGTCACCTCGACGTCGAGGAGCCGCTCCGTCGCACGCGCGAAGTGACGGCGAGCCATCGTGTGCCGCCCAGGCGGCGCGGCGCGGGGGAGACGGGAGCGAGCTGA
- a CDS encoding phytoene desaturase family protein yields the protein MVTGAPRVEVDAIVVGSGPNGLATAVTLARAGLSVHVVEREATIGGGARTEELTLPGFRHDVCSAVHPLALASRFFREFGLDRRIELVVPEVSFGHPLDGGRAGIAWRDFDRTVDGLGADGAAYRSLLARFVAHPGAVASFTGGSIVRIPADPVTAVRFGLNALEQGTRAWSGRFTDVPAPAMLTGAAAHAILPLPSVAAAAVGLSLVTWAHTVGWPVPVGGSQAIVDALVADLTAHGGTIETGRSVERLDELPAARAVLFDTTPRALASIAGERMPRRYLETLERFRYGNAVAKVDFALSGPVPWTNPDLARTGTLHLGGTREELAVAENAVARGIHPDSPYVLVSQPTVLDPARAPEGKHVLWAYTHVPRGSNLDRTEVVTRQIERFAPGFRDLVLASASRTAIDVEAHNPNYVLGDISAGEPDFAQLLRRPVLSPDPWRTPARGIYLCSASTPPGPGVHGLGGWHAARSALRHEFGITAAPSLAP from the coding sequence ATGGTGACAGGGGCACCGCGCGTCGAAGTCGACGCGATCGTCGTCGGGTCGGGCCCGAACGGGCTCGCGACGGCCGTCACGCTCGCGCGCGCCGGGCTCTCGGTGCACGTCGTCGAACGCGAGGCGACGATCGGCGGCGGCGCACGCACCGAGGAGCTGACCCTGCCGGGCTTCCGCCACGACGTGTGCTCGGCCGTGCACCCGCTCGCGCTCGCATCGCGCTTTTTCCGTGAGTTCGGCCTCGACCGCCGCATCGAACTCGTCGTGCCCGAGGTGTCGTTCGGGCACCCGCTCGACGGCGGCCGCGCTGGCATCGCGTGGCGCGACTTCGACCGCACGGTCGACGGGCTCGGCGCCGACGGCGCCGCCTACCGGTCGCTCCTCGCACGGTTCGTCGCGCACCCCGGCGCGGTCGCGTCGTTCACGGGCGGGTCGATCGTGCGCATCCCCGCCGATCCCGTGACCGCGGTGCGCTTCGGCCTCAACGCGCTCGAGCAGGGCACACGCGCCTGGAGCGGCAGATTCACGGATGTCCCGGCGCCCGCCATGCTCACGGGCGCCGCCGCGCACGCCATCCTGCCGCTCCCGAGCGTCGCCGCGGCGGCCGTCGGGCTCTCGCTCGTCACGTGGGCGCACACCGTCGGCTGGCCCGTGCCGGTCGGCGGCAGCCAGGCGATCGTCGACGCGCTCGTCGCAGACCTCACGGCGCACGGCGGAACGATCGAGACCGGGCGTTCGGTGGAACGCCTCGACGAACTCCCCGCCGCACGCGCCGTGCTGTTCGACACGACGCCGCGCGCGCTCGCGAGCATCGCAGGCGAGCGGATGCCCCGGCGCTACCTCGAGACCCTCGAACGGTTCCGGTACGGCAACGCCGTCGCGAAGGTCGACTTCGCGCTCTCGGGGCCGGTGCCGTGGACGAACCCCGACCTCGCCCGCACCGGAACCCTGCACCTCGGCGGGACGCGCGAAGAACTCGCCGTCGCCGAGAACGCGGTCGCACGAGGCATCCACCCCGACTCCCCCTACGTGCTCGTGTCGCAACCGACCGTGCTCGACCCGGCGCGCGCGCCCGAGGGCAAGCACGTGCTGTGGGCGTACACGCACGTGCCACGCGGCTCGAACCTCGACCGCACCGAGGTCGTCACCCGCCAGATCGAGCGCTTCGCGCCCGGGTTCCGCGACCTCGTGCTCGCGTCGGCGTCGCGCACGGCCATCGACGTCGAGGCCCACAACCCCAACTACGTGCTCGGCGACATCTCGGCGGGCGAGCCCGACTTCGCGCAGCTCCTGCGTCGGCCCGTGCTCTCGCCCGACCCGTGGCGGACGCCCGCACGCGGAATCTACCTGTGCTCGGCCTCGACGCCACCCGGCCCCGGCGTGCACGGCCTCGGCGGGTGGCACGCGGCGCGGAGCGCGCTCCGGCACGAGTTCGGCATCACGGCGGCACCCTCGCTCGCGCCGTGA